The window agggttcttgggcaagaggtaaataaatatcataCAACGAAtatattgcgcactttaaaaaaacacaaatattattcgtataaattcgaaaaatatcAAGAGCTGTAGGAAGGAGAtaaagagcgaagaatggcattttgttttgaaatgatagaaagagcaaataatgataggaattttttaagaaatatttgttttaccgatgaatgtacatttaccctcaacaattcgtgggaattatcggacaccatatcattggacccttttttatggactataacctaacagctgaaacctatttggacttatttcaaaatcagattggacccgccttggaagaagttgttcagaaAGATCAAATGATCGGGTACcaaaatggatggttgcccggccataatgcccgtatggttagagagtgcttggaaaatgcatttaacggcaatattattggatactttggccagccaggtcacctgatcttttaccgaatgacttctttttgtggggtcatttaaaaagtgtcatttataaaagtgtaaaatttgagaatctaaaccagttacaaaacgctatttcgttagaatgtaataaaatttcccaatatcaacttagtaacgttggaaatgaattttatgatcggttaggatattgtttagctgttaatggggggttgtttgaacatttgattaattgatgtttttgtgtaattctctattatttttaaaaaagttattgtattttattttatttttccacacttagtaaaatattaagagttctgttctctctttttttcgatcttctgagttaaagatttacaattatttattgcaatgtctttggactcgaatttactaacaataggtttaatggttgaaatgaaccagataggcttgatgggaaaataaattgaaaatctttcagataatgctattggtttaattaaattctaagtatgataaaattatttttttaataatcgataataataattgttattagtTTAACTttatcgttatattaaataaaagtttagataaaaaactaatattaacgtgtcttactttgaatgtatggttgtgagattgataaaacgaaaaaaaaaacatttcttgtattcggctgtacgtcagatttgacaaagccttataacaaattgtttgctggtggctggtatCTGGTTaagaaccgaaaatttggtaattttgcaattattaaaatttgttgaaactttgcacgaggttttgccagattggtctcttcaaaaagttatcttacattttttctataaaatgtacagggaagccaataacaTAACCGATAAATAACCGACTAAGATAACATATACCGAGATCTTAaaatccaaatgtgtcaatcgaGAAGACAAGTGAGGGCCCTCTATAACTCACAAGACCAACTCGAAGGAACTGCGTGCTCAGAGGGCATCCCTGTCGATTGctacacaatcgaccacaacctggtaatacctcgctaaacagcgacaaactctggtataccataaaactctagccatggacttatacaacaacaatataaaatgtTACTCACATGTCGACATGATTTACCTGTGCACAAAACAATCACAACCATTCTAATATCCGCACCTAGTGGACAAACACCACCACACCTGGTAAACTATGACCGCTCTATATACATGGCTCTTTATGAGTCGAAGTGCTGCCTCGTTTACGTTTTTTTGGGTCTCTCTCAATCTCtggttatattattatttatgtttagggtATAGATTTTCAAGGATGTAAGATTATTCTCGGGCGGTTGAGACACTTTTAAacgaatacagggtgtttataaaatatacgttcAATACATATAGTAAATTACCTTAGGATATTTTGCACACTTATGAATATGATATTATTTGTGTAACCAAAACATGGTTAAAAAGTAATGTATCTTCTGATATGTTATCACTGCCAGGTTACAGATGTTACAGGTGAGATAGAGAGAATAGAGCTGGAGGTGGTATAGGCGCTTACGTCAGAGCAAATCTAACATGCGAAATCATAAAAACTAATGTaaagtattgatttttaaaagaataatgatCAGAACCAGCCACCAGCAAGATGAGATGGAATCCTGTGTTTTACAATTCGATATACAAACATAGCAAAGTGAAGGTCAACacgaaaattgtattttaaatgtttattattgacATATAATGGAGTGATGTggttaaatttacatattttgagccaattgtattttatttttatactcttCTGTGAGGTAGCTGTAGTAAACCAACTTACAGTAGTCTAGCTGTTGCAGGATTAAGGATTCCACCAAGAGGTACCTATTTAATATGATCGGAaagtacatatttaaaataataaaggattttcaattttaagtaaACAGAGCACAGcttcttcaaaaaatacaaCCGAAAATTCATCGCAACATCCATTGCAAGCCCCAGATTTCTAGCATATTCAACAGACGGGACAATTACTCCTTTTATATGAAAGGTTGTAAAATTGAACCTAATGAACTTAGTCCTGACGGCCTCGGACCCAATAATCAGGTGTACACTTTTGTTGGCATTAAGCAACAAACCATGCCCAGAAGACCAGTCAGAGATATTGTCCAGATCAAGATTGACACCAGCAAATCCCCCGCAAGAATCTTTAGGACAAAATGATGATAGAAGCTGAGTGTCATCAGCAGTAAAAAGGGCAAAAAGTATGGAACCAAGAATGGACTTCTGAGGCACTCCACGTTGAAGATATTGAATGTCAGACCTAGTCCCATCAAGATCCATAACTTGCCTTCTATGGTTTAGATATGATGAGAACCAGGCACAAGCTTGATCAGAAAACCCAAAAAGTGCAGTTTAGCAATCAGCATATTATAGTTAAAAAGGTCAAATGCTATGTCATATGGTTAATAAAAGTACCAGATAGGAGACCTTTAATTCATCCATGTTTTTAGATATGCAACTTCTGATTCTTATTTAATTAGGGTGTCAAAAATCATACTGTAATCGCGCCTAGGAAAATAACAAGTatcaatgtttaattttaattatatagtaAATTAATACGTACCATATCCTCTAAAGTATTgactacaatttttaatgaataaatttctttaatacgAATGCTTCCTTTAgactttaaatttctttttacacATGTTCTATTATAtcctaaaacattttttttttaattttaaaaaaggagaaaataataTGTTCACTGAAAAAATGGCTTTCCATAATCTTGGCGTATTGATTGACTATCtctttataataactttaaaagcACTTACGTGTTTATATCCATTTTTTACTGAATAATTGATATGTGGTTCAGTtgtatctaaatattttagttaaatatacGTCTGGCACTATTTAAGTCACCAATTGAAAGGAGAATAAAAGATTTGATGAAGTAAATGCTTCTTGAATAAATACTATGTTTTTTATGAATGTTACAtgacttttttaaagatttccaGTTATTTCGACATGTTTAACATGACGAGTCTGTGAAAGCGTCACAAGACAGCAATCcgataaacaataataaaggacctAAGGTGGTCCGACCCATATATTCTAGTGCTGATATTTTTGTTATGTATTTTGTAGTAAGTTGGCGTTGAGTTAAaggctaataataaaaatgctatTCAAATTTCATGAACCTGACGTACATACGAAGTTTATTGACCAGAAATATACACAAAAAGCATTCGCATTCATATATCATAATcgtaattaatatataaatacctAAGATACTTcaagtataataaattaaactaatggttaattttattttttctttccttcAAATCTTTTTACTCCCTCCCGTAAAGCTTCAATTCTTTGCAGCAATGGAGGGTGGGAGTAGTGCCATACAGAATATAACCAATCGTGAACAGGAAATCCTGAATTATCCTTATTAAGTTTAAGCAGAGATCTTTCTAAAGCAGCGCCTTTTCCTAGTTGAACAGCAAAGTCGTCAGCTTCAAACTCAAATTTCCTGGATAACACTGTCATCAGAAACGATAATACTGTATTGTATGGCATCATGACATATTGCAAAACTACAAACATGCCTACAAGAACAGGTTTGCTCTTATAGAAACCCAAAGATGTATATAACTTTGGGTATTTAAATATAGCTCCAAATACACTAAACAAtaggaacaaatttatttgtaCTATGATTAAGTTCTTAATGGTGTGGTTTCTACTCCAGTGACCAAGCTCATGAGATAATACGGCTAAAATTTCATCATCCTTGCAACCACTGCCATCATCTTTGGCAAGTAAGGTGTCAAAGAGGACAAttctttttgatttaaataggCCGTAGAAATAGGCGTTGCTATGAGATGACCTTTTAGACCCTTCAACTACATATAATTCTGACAGAGGAAATTTTAGACTTGATGCTAATTTCTCTATATCGGTTCTGAGAGCTCCTTCAGGTAGGGGTGTGTATTTATCAAACAGAGGTGCAATGACAGCAGGATAAATTGTCAGTAGTATTAAAGTAATGACTCCAACTACTGCCCATAACCAGATGAAGAAATAGTCTCCACCATTTTTAATCACCACAATTACAATGGAAGCTATCATGGCAGTGATCACTTGAAATACCAGAAACTGCTTTATTTTATCCCAAATAAAGAAACCAGGAGTCTGCTTGTTAAAGCCAAACTTTTCTTCTATAACAAATGTATAATAGATATTAAAAGGCAAATCAATTATAGTTGAGAAAAGCTGTAGCAATATAAGCCATATACAACTGGTTGATACCTCATCAGAGAAAGGGTTTAAATCCTCTGTAAAATTCCACACAGTCGCCAAAAATGCTTGGTGTAAAACTATTGTGTTAACTATAATCGATTCTGCGTCTTTGACAAATCCGAATTTCAGTTTCGCTAGGCTGTATTCTCTGGCTTTGTCATATTCTTCCTTTTTCATTACATCTTTTAGCTGGTTGGGGATTTGTTGAGCTTTGGTTGCAACTCGGTACTAAAAACGAAAAGGAAAAATTAGTGTCTGTAGAATTTTGATTAAATCTCTTTTAGttgtatgtaaatattattagcaaTGCAGCAAATGGGCAAACAGTCTAATAGTAGgtaacaaatattttgaaaaaattatgaaaaaaaataagaattcaTTCAAATCATGatcattttctttgttttttcttacaTACTATAAGAACTATAAttgtaatgaaaataaatataaatttgaaaccTTATTTGTCTTCTCAGGTTAAGTAGATCACCTctacatattaattattaaaacagaCATTAAGACGCTTATACATAATTTCTAGTAGGATCTTATACAACACGCTTTAATTTGACTATAGGCAGTTTCACTGTATACatatctatattttatataaatacaaaatgtatcatacattattgtttaaaaaattttttggggtTAAAGTTGAATTTACAGCTCTTATGGTTGGAGATAGCAAAGTGTTCATGTTGGTACCAAAATTACATGAAGAGAAGTTTCTTATATTTATCTGCTCttatatatcaaataatttttatatcctctaataaaaatgtctttagtatttcttcttaaaatttgtagatgtaaaaatcaattgaatttttgaagtCTAATCTAAAAAGCCAATTGTTCAAGTATTTGTGATTGTCAAACTATAAAATTCAAAAGCAAAAGAAATTAactttagaataaaaaataatcattttagttAATGGCAATGTGGGATAATATAACATTGCATATATATGAAGCACTCTGACTACATTTTACCAATCTCAAGAGATTTATAAAAgtgaaactttaaaattacaagTGAGTAATCTAAGAATAATTTATTCCTTCATTTCATTGAATGTTGTCATTTGGAGTTTGGCTATGAAGTAAAATATtggataaaaaacatttacattttaaatctCATTCTCAACTAAACCTGTATAGGTTTAAtcctttatttaaaacaaagtcTTACTATGACCTTTAAATTTAGATTAGTAGAAACTAGATGTTTATGGCAACCACTTGCTGCACAATAAGCTATGCTGTAATTGGCACCCCCAGCAATTTTTACTCTTTAGTTATAGCACTGAATGCACtgcttcattttattaattaaagatttgtttttcttaatttttaaacttttacacAGTATTTGAGCTAAAGTTGGcaactgtaaaaaataattttattttaaataaaaacaaaatggtgtAAAGAATATActttccttaaaaataaaacttatgaagtattattattattattatgttatttttgtttgatgagcagagcccacaacatggtagggattattgtcgatttcttggcctcttcattgatgagagtttaaggtttgacaaccacgttttgggcctcgctcctaaactttcttctggttgttttgcagtcagggttgccaggcatgagttggggggTTGGTTTGCTcattcagtttatttccccttaatagactctcatatccgttatgggttgccattttggggtttgtgctccaagggactccttaacataatttttactattcagaaaaaagctttaaggtatctgtgtggtgttggtctgagagtctcttgtaaacctctttttgtagctgaa of the Anthonomus grandis grandis chromosome 3, icAntGran1.3, whole genome shotgun sequence genome contains:
- the LOC126733845 gene encoding CAAX prenyl protease 1 homolog translates to MGILSVIDRLDDQAVRNIILFLLWADYLWETYLSIRQYRVATKAQQIPNQLKDVMKKEEYDKAREYSLAKLKFGFVKDAESIIVNTIVLHQAFLATVWNFTEDLNPFSDEVSTSCIWLILLQLFSTIIDLPFNIYYTFVIEEKFGFNKQTPGFFIWDKIKQFLVFQVITAMIASIVIVVIKNGGDYFFIWLWAVVGVITLILLTIYPAVIAPLFDKYTPLPEGALRTDIEKLASSLKFPLSELYVVEGSKRSSHSNAYFYGLFKSKRIVLFDTLLAKDDGSGCKDDEILAVLSHELGHWSRNHTIKNLIIVQINLFLLFSVFGAIFKYPKLYTSLGFYKSKPVLVGMFVVLQYVMMPYNTVLSFLMTVLSRKFEFEADDFAVQLGKGAALERSLLKLNKDNSGFPVHDWLYSVWHYSHPPLLQRIEALREGVKRFEGKKK